A DNA window from Chlamydia felis Fe/C-56 contains the following coding sequences:
- a CDS encoding alpha/beta hydrolase family protein, with amino-acid sequence MSTTCHKREQRHIIEFNILNNIKTFGILHTPVQVSPYPLVITLHGLASSKIGSRRTHVQLAEKLTECGIAVLRVDLPGHGDAEGSLYDFSFSDYITSAHEIISQGYRLQNIDTNRMAIFGSSLGATLALLNMPTLHYIKSLAVWAPTIQGAVWLQETVNSSNHIIAHDPYSEDILYAGMPVNKTFCSQFIEMDVTKEIPNFSDSLAILHMQGAEDTTVSLRHQKIFSEAMSCRPNPCEIRTYPNTGHHIPQSCSMFAELVQWLKHQLIP; translated from the coding sequence ATGAGCACTACATGCCACAAGCGTGAACAACGCCACATTATTGAATTTAACATTCTGAATAATATTAAAACCTTCGGCATCCTCCATACGCCAGTACAAGTTTCTCCCTATCCCTTAGTTATTACTCTTCATGGCTTGGCCTCTAGTAAAATCGGCTCTAGACGTACTCACGTACAACTTGCTGAAAAATTGACAGAATGTGGCATAGCCGTGTTACGTGTTGATCTTCCTGGGCACGGTGATGCAGAGGGTTCCCTATATGATTTTTCTTTCAGTGATTATATTACTAGCGCTCACGAAATTATATCCCAAGGCTATAGACTACAGAATATCGATACAAACCGCATGGCTATTTTTGGTTCTTCATTAGGAGCAACACTAGCTCTATTGAATATGCCTACCTTGCATTATATCAAAAGTCTAGCTGTATGGGCACCCACAATTCAAGGTGCTGTATGGTTACAAGAAACCGTGAACTCTTCTAATCACATAATAGCCCATGACCCATACTCTGAAGATATTCTCTACGCAGGCATGCCAGTCAATAAAACTTTCTGTTCTCAATTTATTGAGATGGACGTTACCAAAGAAATCCCCAATTTTTCTGATTCCCTAGCGATTCTCCATATGCAAGGAGCAGAGGATACTACGGTATCTTTACGCCATCAGAAAATCTTCTCTGAAGCTATGAGCTGCAGGCCCAATCCTTGTGAGATACGTACGTATCCGAATACCGGCCATCATATTCCTCAGTCTTGCTCTATGTTTGCAGAACTTGTACAATGGTTAAAACATCAACTTATTCCCTAG
- a CDS encoding diphosphate--fructose-6-phosphate 1-phosphotransferase — MELLSVNKSYFELQRLHYRPETLSFLNNITSLHIVDSTKSPSIPKDLQEHIPNLCSIPEVIIETGEATPSKQLKIGVLLSGGQAPGGHNVVIGLFEGLRAFNPQTKLYGFIQGPLGLTRGLYKDLDISVIYDYYNVGGFDMLSSSKEKIKTKEQKSTILATVKKLKLDGLLIIGGNDSNTDTAMLAEYFLKHNCKIPVVGVPKTIDGDLKNFWIETSLGFHTSCRIYSEMIGNLEKDTLSIKKYHHFVRLMGQRASYTTLECGLQTLPNVTLISEHIAMRKISLQKLSEHIALGLVNRYRSGKNYSTILIPEGLLEHVFDTKKLINELNVLLLNNNPNLDIINKKLSPESLKTFSSLPTEIARQLLIARDSYGNVRVSKIATEELLAALIKKEIQKIEPQMEFQPVNHFFGYESRAGFPSNFDANYGLALGIISALFIVRQRTGYMVTINNLARPYNEWIGGATPLYKMMQLEHRLGEDTPVIKTDSVNPNAAEVQYLLNQSDTCLMEDLYCFPGPLQYFSEEQLIDQRPLTLLWESRKK; from the coding sequence GTGGAACTCCTCTCTGTAAATAAAAGCTACTTCGAATTACAGCGTTTGCATTACCGCCCAGAAACTCTAAGCTTCTTAAATAATATCACCTCACTACACATTGTAGACTCTACAAAGTCTCCTTCTATCCCCAAAGATCTTCAAGAACACATTCCTAATCTATGTAGCATTCCTGAAGTGATTATTGAAACGGGAGAAGCTACACCATCAAAACAATTGAAAATTGGTGTTTTACTTTCTGGAGGACAAGCCCCAGGAGGCCATAACGTAGTCATAGGACTATTTGAAGGTTTACGCGCTTTTAATCCCCAAACAAAGCTCTATGGTTTTATTCAAGGTCCTTTAGGATTAACTCGTGGTTTGTATAAAGATCTCGATATTTCTGTAATTTATGATTATTACAATGTCGGGGGATTTGACATGCTCTCTTCGAGTAAAGAGAAAATCAAAACCAAAGAACAAAAAAGCACGATTCTTGCTACTGTAAAAAAGCTAAAGCTTGACGGCTTACTCATCATAGGAGGAAATGACTCTAACACTGATACAGCAATGCTCGCCGAATATTTCCTCAAGCATAACTGCAAAATTCCTGTTGTAGGTGTTCCTAAAACTATTGATGGAGATCTTAAAAATTTCTGGATTGAAACATCCTTAGGATTCCATACATCCTGTCGTATTTATTCAGAAATGATCGGAAATTTAGAAAAAGACACTTTATCTATAAAGAAATACCACCATTTTGTCCGTCTCATGGGACAAAGAGCTTCTTACACAACTTTAGAATGCGGTTTACAAACACTACCCAATGTTACCCTCATCAGCGAACATATCGCCATGAGAAAGATTTCCCTACAAAAACTGAGTGAGCATATCGCTTTAGGTTTAGTAAACCGCTATAGGTCGGGGAAAAATTATAGCACGATACTCATTCCTGAAGGCTTGCTAGAACATGTTTTCGATACAAAAAAACTTATAAATGAACTTAATGTTCTACTTTTAAATAACAATCCGAACTTGGATATTATTAATAAAAAACTCTCTCCAGAGTCTCTGAAGACATTTTCCTCCCTACCTACAGAAATTGCTCGTCAATTACTCATTGCTAGAGATTCGTATGGAAATGTTCGTGTATCTAAAATTGCCACCGAAGAACTTTTAGCGGCGCTAATAAAAAAGGAAATCCAGAAGATAGAACCCCAAATGGAATTCCAACCTGTGAATCACTTTTTTGGTTATGAATCTCGGGCTGGATTTCCTTCCAACTTTGATGCAAATTATGGACTAGCCTTGGGGATTATTTCTGCGCTTTTCATTGTCAGACAGCGAACGGGCTATATGGTGACTATTAATAATCTTGCACGTCCCTATAACGAATGGATTGGGGGGGCTACTCCTCTATATAAAATGATGCAACTAGAACATCGTCTAGGAGAGGATACTCCTGTAATTAAAACAGATTCTGTAAATCCCAATGCTGCAGAAGTACAGTATCTTTTAAATCAAAGTGACACTTGCTTAATGGAAGACCTTTATTGTTTCCCTGGACCGTTACAATACTTTAGCGAAGAACAACTGATTGACCAGCGACCTTTAACCCTACTGTGGGAGAGTAGAAAGAAATAA
- a CDS encoding ABC transporter ATP-binding protein, with translation MTNLITINNLSISIRKQVILNDVSLQLKKGECLTIVGASGSGKSSLALAILGLMKHDQGSITFHVDPKKPKAKTVQIVWQDVHSSLNPTMCVKDLILEPLHIIGTYSKEKQKEKIHRVLQLVNLPLSILQLKPHKLSGGQKQRVAIAKALVCEPDLIICDEPISALDTLNQSLILELFQTIKQQCESTLLFITHDMSAAYYIADTIAVMDKGSLVECAPREQIFLNPKHEKTQELLDAIPIFSLEDTELHQTYVPQEKALV, from the coding sequence ATGACTAATTTAATCACTATAAATAACCTATCCATTTCAATTAGGAAGCAAGTCATTCTCAATGACGTTAGCCTACAATTGAAAAAGGGAGAATGTCTGACAATCGTTGGTGCAAGTGGATCAGGAAAGTCTTCATTGGCTCTGGCAATTCTAGGATTAATGAAACACGATCAAGGCTCGATTACTTTTCATGTTGATCCTAAAAAACCAAAAGCAAAAACAGTGCAAATTGTTTGGCAGGATGTGCATTCAAGTCTAAATCCTACAATGTGTGTCAAAGATCTCATTTTAGAACCTTTGCATATCATAGGAACTTACTCTAAAGAAAAACAAAAAGAAAAAATCCACCGTGTTTTACAGCTTGTTAACCTACCATTATCAATACTACAGTTAAAACCTCATAAACTTAGTGGGGGACAAAAACAACGTGTGGCAATTGCAAAAGCTTTAGTATGTGAACCCGATCTTATTATTTGTGATGAACCGATATCAGCTCTAGATACTCTCAACCAATCACTCATCTTAGAGCTTTTTCAAACAATAAAACAGCAATGTGAAAGCACTCTTCTCTTTATTACCCACGACATGTCTGCAGCCTACTATATTGCAGATACCATTGCCGTTATGGATAAAGGATCTCTGGTAGAATGTGCTCCTAGAGAACAAATCTTCCTGAATCCTAAACATGAAAAAACCCAAGAGTTACTCGATGCTATACCGATATTTTCCCTAGAAGATACTGAACTTCACCAAACTTATGTTCCTCAAGAGAAAGCTCTTGTTTAA
- a CDS encoding diphosphate--fructose-6-phosphate 1-phosphotransferase codes for MHPNFSDLRGVVIPDRPTLPRELQKFPSLIPINDQRFSPKFDADIAKLFPKTYDSPYLKFTSGSPKSSQPLKVGVMLSGGPAPGGHNVIWGLLHSLKKVHPDSSLIGFLNNGQGILNNNTIEITEEFMECFRNSGGFNCIGTGRTNIITEENKAACLKTVQALDLDGLVIIGGDGSNTATAILAEYFAQHHPKTCVLGVPKTIDGDLQHLFLDLTFGFDSATKFYSSIISNISRDTLSCKAHYHFIKLMGRSASHIALECTLQTHPNITLIGEEIAEKNVPLKTIIHKICSIISDRASMGKYYGIILIPEGMIEFIPEINNLVKEIERIPESSDKFSLLSQESQKLLKSFPEAIANQLLYDRDAHGNVYVSKISIDKLLIHLVDNHLKKHFKNVPFNAVSHFLGYEGRSCLPTKFDNTYSYALGYGAGVLTYNRCNGYLTVIESLINIVDKWRLRAIPIVKMFTAKKKSDGTIKPLIKKSLVDISSPAFLKFKLYRKIWALEDSYRYLGPLQIDTPPDSHSDHFPPLTLLLNHNEWQKRCSICMEIPDCDY; via the coding sequence ATGCACCCAAATTTTAGTGATCTCCGTGGTGTGGTTATTCCTGACAGGCCTACCCTGCCTAGAGAACTACAAAAATTTCCTTCTTTAATTCCTATTAATGACCAACGTTTTTCTCCTAAGTTTGATGCCGATATCGCTAAGCTTTTTCCTAAAACCTACGATAGTCCCTATCTAAAATTCACTTCGGGATCTCCTAAGTCTTCGCAACCATTAAAAGTCGGCGTTATGCTATCCGGAGGTCCTGCTCCTGGAGGGCATAATGTGATTTGGGGACTTCTACATAGCTTAAAAAAGGTCCATCCCGATAGTTCTTTAATAGGTTTTCTCAATAATGGTCAGGGCATTCTCAATAACAATACCATAGAAATTACCGAAGAATTCATGGAATGTTTTAGAAATTCTGGAGGATTCAACTGCATAGGAACAGGAAGAACAAATATCATCACCGAAGAAAATAAAGCAGCATGTTTAAAAACGGTACAAGCTTTGGATCTTGATGGTTTGGTAATTATTGGTGGTGATGGTTCGAATACAGCAACTGCTATCCTTGCAGAATACTTTGCTCAACATCATCCTAAAACATGTGTTCTTGGTGTTCCCAAAACTATTGATGGGGATCTCCAACACCTATTTTTAGACCTTACTTTCGGATTTGATTCTGCTACAAAATTTTACTCATCAATCATTAGCAATATTTCAAGAGATACTCTTTCTTGCAAAGCTCATTACCATTTTATAAAACTTATGGGACGTTCTGCTTCTCATATTGCTTTAGAGTGCACCCTACAAACACATCCCAATATTACCCTTATAGGCGAAGAAATCGCAGAAAAGAACGTCCCTTTGAAAACTATAATCCACAAGATATGCTCGATAATTTCTGATAGAGCATCTATGGGAAAATACTACGGGATAATTCTGATTCCTGAGGGCATGATTGAATTCATCCCAGAGATTAATAATCTTGTAAAAGAAATTGAAAGAATCCCCGAAAGTTCGGATAAATTCTCTTTGCTATCTCAAGAATCTCAGAAATTGCTAAAGAGCTTCCCAGAAGCTATTGCTAATCAGCTGCTCTATGATCGAGATGCTCACGGAAATGTTTATGTCTCTAAAATTAGCATAGATAAGTTGCTCATACATCTTGTTGACAACCACCTAAAGAAGCACTTTAAAAACGTTCCCTTTAACGCGGTTTCTCATTTCTTAGGTTATGAGGGAAGATCCTGTTTACCGACGAAATTTGATAATACCTACAGCTATGCTCTAGGATACGGTGCTGGAGTACTTACGTATAACCGTTGTAACGGCTATCTAACAGTGATCGAATCTCTTATCAATATAGTAGATAAATGGCGGTTACGTGCCATACCTATCGTAAAAATGTTTACTGCAAAGAAAAAATCAGACGGAACAATAAAACCTCTAATCAAGAAGAGTTTAGTCGATATCAGTAGTCCTGCTTTTCTTAAGTTTAAATTATACAGAAAAATCTGGGCTCTTGAAGATTCTTACCGCTATCTAGGACCGTTACAAATTGATACTCCACCGGACTCTCATTCCGATCATTTCCCTCCACTAACTCTTCTTCTCAATCATAACGAATGGCAAAAAAGATGCTCTATCTGTATGGAAATCCCTGACTGCGATTATTAA
- a CDS encoding ABC transporter permease encodes MDIPLKSSYPSLWQRMKGNTMFMVGVSILGILILGAILLPLLYPNYEQTSLEHTLTQPGRKFPFGTDALGRCMLARTTQGIRLSLLIAVTATLIDVFVGLLWSTVALSAGKKVAFLMMRITEILFSIPRIPVIILLLVIFDHGILPLILAMTLTGWIPIARIIYGQFLLLENKEFVLSAKTMNASTFHILRKHLLPNTLTPIISTLIFTIPGAIYTEAFISFLGLGIQPPQASLGTLVKEGINAIDYYPWLFFIPSFFMITLSISFNLIGEGAKALFIEENAHA; translated from the coding sequence ATGGATATTCCTTTAAAATCTTCTTATCCCTCTCTTTGGCAACGTATGAAAGGAAATACCATGTTTATGGTAGGAGTTTCTATACTTGGAATTTTAATCTTAGGAGCTATTCTTCTTCCATTACTCTATCCTAATTACGAACAAACATCCTTAGAACATACCCTAACTCAACCAGGAAGAAAATTTCCTTTCGGAACAGATGCTTTAGGACGTTGCATGTTAGCGCGAACGACTCAAGGTATTCGCTTGTCGCTTCTTATCGCAGTAACAGCAACTCTCATAGATGTTTTCGTAGGATTGCTTTGGTCCACAGTAGCCTTATCTGCAGGGAAAAAAGTTGCCTTCCTTATGATGCGCATTACAGAAATCCTATTTTCAATTCCGAGAATTCCTGTAATCATTCTTCTTCTTGTTATCTTCGACCATGGGATTCTTCCTCTGATTCTTGCCATGACACTTACAGGATGGATACCTATAGCAAGAATTATCTACGGGCAATTTTTACTTTTAGAAAATAAGGAATTTGTACTTTCCGCCAAGACTATGAACGCCTCCACATTTCATATTCTAAGGAAACATCTTCTTCCCAATACACTTACTCCAATTATTTCCACGTTAATTTTTACCATTCCCGGAGCTATATATACAGAAGCGTTTATTAGCTTTCTAGGTTTAGGAATTCAGCCTCCACAAGCTAGCCTAGGAACATTGGTAAAAGAAGGTATCAATGCCATCGACTACTATCCTTGGCTATTTTTTATTCCTTCATTTTTCATGATTACGCTCTCGATCAGCTTTAACCTTATCGGAGAGGGAGCAAAGGCCCTATTCATAGAGGAAAACGCTCATGCCTAA
- a CDS encoding DUF1186 domain-containing protein has translation MTMEISHILEDLAYDEGILPREAIEAAIVKHTQITPYLLQILEDATERVPELINDGSYQGHLYAMYLLAQFRETRALPLIIKLFSHTGDTPHAIAGDVLTEDLSRILASVCDDDSLIKDLIESPGINPYVKAAGISSLVHLVGIKKISRDATIRYFGELLNYRLEKSPSFAWDSLIAAICALYPGELFYPISKAFNAGLVDVTFISMEDVTNIINEETVESCLQELLFSPELINDTLEEMEKWLEDFPIEP, from the coding sequence TTGACGATGGAAATTTCTCATATCTTGGAAGACCTCGCTTACGACGAAGGGATTCTTCCCAGAGAAGCTATAGAAGCTGCTATTGTCAAACATACGCAAATCACTCCTTACTTACTTCAAATTCTTGAAGATGCTACGGAACGCGTTCCCGAATTAATCAATGACGGCAGTTATCAAGGGCACCTCTACGCAATGTATTTACTAGCGCAGTTCCGAGAAACTCGAGCTCTTCCCCTTATTATAAAGCTCTTTTCCCATACAGGCGATACGCCACATGCTATTGCTGGTGATGTTCTTACCGAAGATCTTTCAAGAATTCTAGCTAGCGTATGTGACGATGACTCGTTAATTAAGGATCTCATAGAGTCCCCGGGAATTAACCCCTACGTAAAAGCTGCAGGGATTTCTAGCCTTGTGCATCTTGTAGGAATAAAAAAAATCTCTAGAGACGCAACTATCCGTTATTTTGGAGAACTGCTAAACTATAGATTAGAAAAAAGTCCTTCTTTTGCTTGGGATAGTCTCATAGCTGCCATATGTGCATTATATCCTGGAGAATTATTCTATCCGATTAGCAAGGCATTTAACGCTGGTCTAGTAGATGTAACCTTTATAAGCATGGAAGACGTAACAAATATCATAAATGAAGAAACTGTTGAGTCCTGCCTTCAAGAACTTCTGTTTTCACCAGAACTCATCAACGACACCCTAGAAGAAATGGAAAAATGGCTCGAAGACTTTCCAATAGAGCCCTAA
- a CDS encoding ABC transporter ATP-binding protein, with amino-acid sequence MPNTLLNIQNLTIASKNPRKLLINNLSLTIKKQHSLALVGENGSGKTTITKAILGFLSDNCEILEGNIFFEDKDLKTMSYKNFQKIRGRKIATVLQNAMGSLTPSMRIGAQIVETIRQHNAITKKEAYTRALELLTSVRIPNPERCFHLYPFELSGGMRQRTVIAISLASSPELILADEPTTALDSVSQAQVLRILRKVHKENNTAMLLVTHNLALVSELCDDIAIIKDGQLVETGSVKNIFSSPQHPYTKRLLKAVSKIPLTASSSPILKAKLETLRNTDTLQTIHD; translated from the coding sequence ATGCCTAATACCCTGCTGAATATACAAAATCTCACCATAGCGTCCAAAAACCCTCGAAAATTGCTCATAAACAATCTTAGCCTCACAATTAAAAAACAGCATAGCCTAGCTTTAGTTGGAGAGAATGGTTCGGGGAAGACAACAATTACCAAGGCAATTCTCGGCTTTCTTTCAGATAATTGCGAAATCCTAGAAGGAAATATCTTCTTTGAAGATAAAGACTTGAAAACCATGTCGTATAAAAACTTCCAAAAAATCCGAGGAAGGAAAATCGCTACAGTCTTGCAAAATGCTATGGGATCTCTTACGCCATCTATGCGTATAGGAGCGCAAATTGTAGAAACCATACGACAACATAATGCTATAACAAAAAAAGAAGCCTATACAAGAGCTCTAGAACTACTCACAAGCGTACGCATACCCAATCCTGAACGGTGTTTTCATCTCTATCCTTTTGAATTAAGTGGAGGCATGCGACAAAGAACTGTCATTGCCATATCCCTAGCAAGTTCACCAGAGCTTATTCTTGCCGATGAGCCGACAACAGCGTTGGATTCTGTATCCCAAGCGCAGGTCCTGCGCATACTGCGTAAAGTGCATAAAGAAAACAACACAGCAATGTTGTTGGTGACCCATAATCTGGCACTAGTCTCGGAGCTTTGTGACGATATTGCAATTATCAAAGACGGTCAACTTGTAGAAACTGGAAGTGTCAAAAACATTTTCTCCTCTCCACAACACCCCTATACAAAACGTCTTCTTAAAGCCGTATCGAAAATTCCTTTAACAGCTTCCTCATCGCCTATTTTAAAAGCGAAACTTGAAACTTTAAGAAATACAGATACCCTACAGACAATTCATGACTAA
- the waaA gene encoding lipid IV(A) 3-deoxy-D-manno-octulosonic acid transferase: protein MIKRRLTKLHTFLYDCFLILAFIVALPRILYKRLVHGKYAKSLKIRFGLEKPKLPGKGPVAWFHGASVGETALLVPFIQRFMKEYPEWRFLVTSCTESGYENARRLFEPMGVATCILPLDLSLIIKPVVRTISPSLLVFSEGDCWLNFVEEAKRIGATAVVINGKLSANSCKRFTILKRFGRSYFSPIDGFLLQDDQHRERFLRLGVSEEKIEVTGNIKTYTGASSENNERDYWREKLQLSPNTELLVLGSTHPKDVDAWLPVIRGIHHRNLKVLWVPRHIERSKELESLLVKENISYGLWSRGATFKENDAIIVDAIGWLKRLYSAADLAFVGGTFDDRVGGHNLLEPLQCGVPLMFGPHIKSQSDLAVRLLSIKAGCCLDETTMIEVVSFLLDHPEERAAYVQKGKEFLHEEKVAFDRTWESFKKYIPCVKI from the coding sequence ATGATCAAACGACGACTAACTAAGTTACATACCTTCCTATACGATTGCTTTTTGATCTTGGCGTTTATAGTTGCGCTTCCTAGGATTCTCTATAAAAGATTGGTTCATGGAAAGTATGCTAAGTCGTTAAAAATTCGTTTTGGATTGGAGAAACCAAAATTGCCAGGAAAAGGTCCTGTAGCATGGTTCCACGGTGCTTCCGTGGGAGAGACAGCGCTGTTGGTTCCCTTTATTCAACGATTCATGAAAGAGTATCCCGAATGGCGTTTTCTTGTTACATCTTGTACAGAATCTGGATATGAAAATGCTCGCAGATTGTTTGAACCTATGGGAGTCGCTACTTGCATTTTACCTTTGGATTTAAGCTTAATTATTAAACCAGTTGTCAGAACAATATCACCCTCTTTATTAGTTTTTTCTGAAGGGGATTGCTGGTTAAACTTTGTCGAAGAGGCAAAGAGGATTGGGGCTACTGCAGTGGTGATTAACGGGAAGCTTTCTGCAAATTCTTGTAAGCGGTTTACGATTTTAAAACGTTTTGGCAGAAGCTATTTTTCTCCTATAGATGGATTTTTACTTCAGGATGACCAGCATAGAGAACGTTTTTTACGTCTTGGCGTTAGTGAAGAGAAAATAGAGGTTACAGGAAATATTAAAACCTATACAGGAGCCTCCTCTGAAAATAATGAACGGGATTATTGGAGAGAGAAATTACAATTGTCTCCAAATACGGAATTGCTAGTTTTGGGCTCCACGCATCCTAAAGATGTTGATGCTTGGCTTCCTGTCATTCGCGGGATTCACCACAGAAATTTAAAAGTTCTTTGGGTGCCTCGTCATATTGAGAGATCTAAGGAACTTGAAAGCCTTTTAGTTAAAGAAAATATTTCTTATGGCTTGTGGAGTCGGGGAGCGACTTTCAAGGAGAACGACGCCATTATAGTGGACGCGATTGGCTGGTTAAAACGGTTGTATTCTGCTGCCGATCTAGCTTTTGTAGGCGGAACTTTTGACGATCGAGTTGGGGGACACAATCTGTTAGAGCCTCTTCAGTGCGGTGTGCCACTGATGTTTGGTCCCCATATTAAATCTCAATCAGACTTAGCGGTTCGTCTTTTATCCATCAAAGCAGGTTGCTGTTTAGATGAAACAACTATGATAGAGGTAGTTTCATTTTTACTTGATCATCCTGAAGAAAGAGCTGCCTATGTTCAAAAGGGTAAAGAGTTCTTACATGAGGAAAAAGTGGCTTTTGATCGTACTTGGGAATCTTTTAAGAAATATATCCCTTGTGTAAAAATATAG
- a CDS encoding anion permease, with translation MNKQKRFLSLLFLTFSLLGIWFCPHPEAINPNAWHLFAVFTTTILGIILQPVPMGAIVIIGISTLLLTRTLTLEQGLSGFHDPIAWLVFLSFSIAKGIIKTGLGERVAYFFVSILGKNPLGLSYGLVITDCLLSPAIPSVTARSGGILYPVVMGLSESFGSSAEKGTESLIGSFLIKVAYQSSVITSAMFLTAMAGNPLLAALASNAGVALTWATWAKAAVFPGLLSLVLMPIVLYKLYPPTITSCEEAIRTAKLRLKEMGPLKKGERIILMIFILLVVLWTFGDLLRISATTAALIGLSLLILTNILDWHKDVMANTTAWETFIWFGALIMMASFLNQLGFIPLVGDSVAAAVSGLSWKVGFPILFLMYFYSHYLFASNTAHIGAMFPVFLAVSISLGTNPIFACLVLAFSSNLFGGLTHYGSGPAPLYFGSQLVSVKEWWRSGFILSVINIVIWVGIGSLWWKLLGLI, from the coding sequence GTGAATAAACAAAAACGTTTCCTATCTCTTTTATTCCTCACTTTTTCACTCTTAGGCATATGGTTTTGTCCTCACCCGGAAGCGATAAATCCTAATGCTTGGCATCTATTCGCGGTATTCACAACGACAATTTTAGGCATTATCCTACAACCGGTGCCTATGGGAGCCATAGTCATTATCGGGATCTCTACATTACTACTCACACGAACATTAACTTTAGAGCAAGGTCTATCAGGATTCCATGATCCTATTGCCTGGCTAGTCTTCTTGTCTTTTTCCATAGCAAAAGGGATTATCAAAACAGGCCTCGGAGAACGCGTTGCTTATTTTTTCGTAAGCATCCTAGGGAAAAACCCCTTAGGATTAAGCTACGGTCTGGTAATTACAGACTGTCTATTATCCCCAGCTATTCCTAGTGTTACAGCACGATCTGGAGGAATTCTCTATCCTGTAGTTATGGGCTTGTCAGAATCTTTTGGAAGCTCTGCAGAAAAAGGAACAGAAAGCCTTATCGGGTCTTTCTTAATTAAAGTGGCGTATCAAAGTTCTGTAATTACTAGCGCTATGTTTCTCACAGCTATGGCGGGGAACCCCTTACTAGCAGCTTTAGCAAGTAACGCAGGCGTAGCATTAACATGGGCAACATGGGCAAAGGCTGCGGTATTTCCAGGGCTGCTTAGTTTGGTACTCATGCCTATAGTTCTCTATAAACTGTACCCACCTACAATTACATCTTGTGAAGAAGCTATTCGCACAGCAAAATTACGTCTCAAAGAGATGGGACCTTTGAAAAAGGGTGAAAGGATCATCCTAATGATTTTCATTCTCCTAGTAGTCTTATGGACATTTGGAGACTTACTTCGGATATCTGCAACAACAGCAGCTTTAATCGGCTTGTCTTTACTTATCCTGACAAATATTTTAGATTGGCATAAAGATGTTATGGCAAACACAACTGCCTGGGAGACCTTTATTTGGTTCGGCGCTCTTATTATGATGGCGTCCTTCCTTAATCAACTCGGGTTTATTCCCCTAGTTGGTGATTCTGTAGCTGCGGCAGTATCAGGATTATCTTGGAAAGTAGGTTTTCCCATACTCTTCCTCATGTACTTTTATTCTCACTACCTATTCGCAAGTAACACAGCACATATCGGGGCCATGTTCCCCGTATTCCTAGCGGTATCTATATCATTAGGAACCAACCCTATTTTTGCCTGCTTAGTGCTTGCTTTTTCAAGCAACCTATTCGGAGGGCTTACTCATTATGGATCAGGACCTGCTCCTCTTTATTTTGGGTCACAACTCGTTTCGGTGAAAGAATGGTGGAGGTCTGGTTTTATTCTAAGTGTTATCAATATTGTCATTTGGGTAGGTATTGGCAGCTTGTGGTGGAAACTTCTCGGTCTCATCTAA